The following coding sequences are from one Triticum aestivum cultivar Chinese Spring chromosome 5A, IWGSC CS RefSeq v2.1, whole genome shotgun sequence window:
- the LOC123103215 gene encoding mRNA turnover protein 4 homolog: protein MPKSKRNRSVTLSKTKKKPGLERKGKVVTEIKDAIERHSSAYVFTFNNMRNQKLKDLRDQLKSSSRIFLAGKKVMQIALGRSPADEAKTGLHKLSKFLQGASGLLFTNLPRDDVERLFREFEANDFARTGSIATQTVELKEGPLEQFSHEMEPFLRKQGLPVRLNKGVVELVADHVVCEEGKPLSPEAAHTLRVLGRKMATFRLYLVCRWSSDDFEVYKEGLAHLGGEEADESS from the exons CTAGAGCGTAAGGGCAAGGTGGTCACGGAGATCAAAGACGCGATTGAGCGCCACAGCAGCGCCTATGTCTTCACCTTCAACAATATGAGGAATCAGAAGCTCAAGGACCTCAGGGACCAACTTAAATCCTCTAGCCG GATATTCCTTGCTGGAAAGAAGGTCATGCAGATAGCATTGGGGCGGTCACCTGCTGATGAAGCTAAGACAGGCCTGCATAAACTCTCCAAG TTCCTTCAAGGTGCTTCTGGATTGTTATTTACAAATCTCCCAAGGGATGATGTTGAGAG ATTATTCCGAGAATTTGAGGCGAATGATTTTGCGAGGACAGGAAGTATTGCGACTCAAACG GTTGAGCTAAAGGAAGGCCCTCTGGAACAGTTTTCACATGAAATGGAACCCTTTCTGCGCAAACAAGGACTGCCAGTTCGTCTAAACAAAG GTGTTGTTGAATTGGTTGCAGATCATGTAGTATGTGAAGAAGGGAAGCCCCTTTCACCAGAAGCAGCACACACTCTG CGCGTGCTTGGGAGGAAGATGGCGACGTTCCGACTGTACCTTGTCTGCCGCTGGTCGTCCGATGACTTTGAAGTGTACAAGGAAGGCTTGGCGCACCTGGGAGGTGAGGAAGCTGACGAGTCTTCTTAA